The following are encoded in a window of Candidatus Zixiibacteriota bacterium genomic DNA:
- a CDS encoding redoxin domain-containing protein: protein MRNLIFRFGIILLLFVIPSLIQSDTKISSAPNFVAKDLSGTKVELKEVLKGGPVLISFWATWCKPCIKELGELQKVYKKYREKGFEILAVDVDGPRSISKVRSMVKGLGWDFPVLWDESKDIYRSYQVLGIPHTVLINTSGEIVYTHTTYRPGDEEIIKKKIEELLKKQPLPEEKQEEKSEK, encoded by the coding sequence ATGCGCAACCTTATTTTTAGATTTGGGATAATCCTTCTACTGTTCGTTATTCCTTCTTTAATTCAGAGTGATACAAAAATCTCCTCAGCCCCGAACTTTGTGGCAAAAGATTTAAGCGGCACCAAAGTGGAGTTGAAAGAGGTATTGAAGGGAGGCCCGGTTCTAATCAGTTTCTGGGCGACCTGGTGCAAACCCTGCATCAAGGAATTAGGCGAGCTACAAAAGGTCTATAAAAAATACCGGGAAAAGGGTTTTGAGATTCTGGCAGTGGACGTGGATGGTCCCCGCAGTATATCCAAGGTCAGGTCAATGGTCAAAGGACTGGGCTGGGATTTCCCTGTGCTTTGGGATGAGTCAAAGGACATCTACCGGAGCTACCAGGTTCTGGGTATACCTCACACGGTTTTGATCAATACCTCCGGTGAAATTGTATATACCCACACCACCTACCGCCCAGGGGATGAGGAGATAATAAAAAAGAAAATCGAGGAGTTGCTGAAGAAGCAACCTCTTCCGGAAGAAAAACAGGAAGAAAAAAGTGAGAAGTAG
- a CDS encoding DUF6029 family protein has protein sequence MRSRIFPCLPELQTSFLSPFFLALTFFIFFFSFFTLYSPLAQDFKFSASNQLEYSLDNNHKDIFHDWFDFIGKYDIYEAGLRYEAHQPDDFGNTFQEFSYRYFQVTTKSFQLIAGNYYAMFGRGLILRSYENRDLRLDNNLDGIKGNLNSGRFDLTVLAGSPRDGYKRINDPLQGADGKMVISKWLTMGGSFVQTDITNFGFIRLFGGNASFVFPHLDLYAEYVRKDNPSGENVEKDGEGVYLTSSFYQTGFGLTLEYKDYKRLDFTNGTLVYNNPPSLTKEHHYTLLNRNAYILNLYDEKGIQAQAVLTPQEKLSFLTNYSYTTNHQNRMIFSDIYGEAEYDYKSLATLKGGFSYMKNRQEVGLPYFLAPVFDFTYYLSGQNSIAFSLEHLWTSKYDGNLTYYDQIISIDFAHSPNISLTLTDERTTEWKTRAWSGKKNWLILSLDLALGEKHNLTMSVGSRRAGKVCSGGICTDRPALDGGEIKLLSRF, from the coding sequence GTGAGAAGTAGAATATTTCCTTGTCTGCCTGAATTACAAACGTCTTTCCTATCACCCTTTTTTCTCGCTCTGACATTTTTCATTTTCTTTTTTTCATTCTTTACTCTTTATTCTCCATTAGCCCAGGATTTTAAGTTCTCCGCCAGCAACCAGCTTGAATATTCCCTGGACAACAATCATAAAGACATATTCCACGACTGGTTTGATTTCATTGGTAAGTACGATATTTATGAAGCTGGATTAAGATACGAGGCTCACCAGCCGGATGATTTCGGGAACACTTTCCAGGAGTTTTCCTACAGATATTTCCAGGTCACGACAAAATCATTCCAGCTAATAGCAGGTAACTATTATGCCATGTTCGGGAGGGGATTGATCTTGCGTTCTTATGAGAATCGGGATTTGAGACTTGATAATAACCTGGATGGCATAAAAGGTAACTTGAACTCGGGCAGGTTTGACTTAACGGTTTTAGCCGGTTCTCCCAGGGATGGATACAAAAGGATAAATGACCCCCTGCAGGGAGCAGACGGGAAAATGGTCATCTCCAAATGGTTGACCATGGGAGGAAGCTTTGTCCAAACTGATATTACTAACTTTGGTTTTATCCGGCTCTTTGGGGGAAATGCAAGTTTTGTTTTCCCTCATTTGGATTTGTATGCAGAATATGTACGAAAGGATAACCCTTCAGGTGAGAACGTGGAGAAGGATGGAGAAGGAGTTTACCTGACATCCAGCTTTTATCAAACCGGTTTTGGACTGACTCTGGAATACAAAGATTACAAGAGACTTGATTTCACTAACGGAACACTGGTTTATAATAACCCTCCCTCCCTTACCAAAGAGCATCATTATACTTTGTTGAACCGAAATGCCTACATCTTGAATTTATATGATGAGAAAGGTATCCAGGCTCAGGCAGTCTTGACTCCTCAGGAAAAGCTTTCTTTTCTGACAAACTACAGTTACACCACAAATCACCAGAACAGGATGATTTTCTCGGATATCTATGGAGAGGCGGAATACGATTATAAGAGCTTAGCTACACTGAAGGGCGGTTTCTCCTATATGAAAAACAGACAGGAAGTCGGACTCCCCTATTTTCTGGCTCCGGTATTCGATTTTACCTATTATCTTTCAGGACAAAATAGTATCGCGTTTTCGCTTGAACATTTATGGACCAGCAAATACGATGGAAATCTAACCTATTACGACCAGATAATTTCCATAGATTTCGCTCATTCACCCAATATTTCCTTAACTTTGACTGATGAGAGAACTACTGAATGGAAAACCAGAGCCTGGTCCGGTAAAAAGAACTGGCTCATACTCTCTTTGGATCTGGCATTAGGTGAAAAGCACAACCTTACAATGAGCGTAGGCTCCAGGCGGGCAGGTAAGGTCTGTTCTGGTGGAATCTGCACTGACCGACCCGCTCTGGATGGGGGGGAAATAAAGCTTTTAAGCCGGTTTTAG
- a CDS encoding redoxin domain-containing protein: MRKRRTDLFVLLIVSVCFFVLWFIHGCSTKNLLRNEKVGTIFVQSDTAGADIFLDNAATGKHTPDTLFNVKAGSHQVKVQMSGYLSSPVSIILEVKEDSIVSASFTLLSLSYGSLRVSSNVDGADIVVDNLPTGQKTPYLFSHDISTGAHLISIFKNGYSSDSPAKQLVNISTIDTASLVFNLSPATVGQSVGNITPDFNLQDDYGEYLRFYAYRGYVCIINFWALSCYYCMVELPYLQQLYSEYSSDSLKLFGINYEDSLDVIQQKRTELGLGFTLLKGAGTTAKSDFGIIGTPVTIIIDRSGKIYYYKLGFTDQADRIQQEMTIFRQKLNELFGK; encoded by the coding sequence AAAAAGAAGAACTGATCTTTTTGTCCTGCTAATAGTGAGCGTTTGTTTTTTTGTTCTGTGGTTTATTCACGGTTGTTCCACCAAGAACTTACTTCGGAACGAAAAAGTCGGCACGATATTTGTGCAGTCAGATACTGCGGGTGCGGATATATTTCTGGATAATGCTGCCACGGGCAAGCATACCCCTGACACCTTGTTCAATGTCAAGGCCGGAAGTCACCAGGTCAAGGTGCAAATGAGTGGGTATCTGTCTTCTCCTGTCTCAATTATCCTTGAGGTAAAGGAAGATAGCATAGTCTCCGCAAGCTTTACCTTGTTGAGCTTAAGCTACGGCTCTTTGCGAGTCAGCTCCAACGTTGACGGCGCTGATATAGTAGTTGATAATTTACCCACTGGTCAGAAAACGCCTTATCTGTTCTCTCACGATATCTCCACAGGTGCTCACCTCATATCCATTTTTAAAAATGGATATTCCAGCGATTCCCCTGCTAAGCAGTTGGTGAATATTTCTACGATTGACACCGCAAGCCTGGTTTTCAACTTATCTCCTGCTACTGTTGGACAGAGCGTGGGAAATATTACCCCGGATTTCAATCTGCAGGATGACTATGGGGAATATCTCAGATTCTATGCTTATCGCGGATACGTCTGCATTATCAACTTCTGGGCTTTATCCTGCTATTATTGTATGGTAGAGCTTCCTTATCTGCAACAGCTCTATTCCGAATACTCCTCGGACAGTCTCAAGCTTTTCGGAATCAATTATGAAGATAGTCTGGATGTAATCCAGCAGAAAAGAACCGAACTGGGACTTGGTTTTACCTTGCTCAAAGGTGCAGGAACAACCGCTAAAAGCGATTTCGGAATTATAGGGACACCGGTTACCATTATAATTGACCGCAGCGGAAAGATCTATTATTATAAATTAGGATTCACAGACCAGGCTGACAGAATCCAGCAGGAGATGACCATATTCAGACAAAAATTAAATGAGCTTTTTGGCAAGTAA